Sequence from the Amycolatopsis sp. NBC_00345 genome:
GAGCGGCCGGAGGAAAGCCTCGGAGTGATCACGCCCAGCATGAAACACCAGGCACGGCTGGACCGCGCTCTGCGTGAGGCGCGAAAGTCGAATTCCGACCTTGACCGGTTCTTCTCCAGCGAGGTCGAGCTGGGACGGCGGTTCTTCGTGAAGAATCTGGAGAACGTACAGGGCGACGAGCGGGACGCGATCATCTTGAGCGTCGGGGTCGCCCGGGACGCGGCCGGGAAGATCAACTACACGGCTTTCGGCATTTTGAACCACCAGGGCAGTGAGCGCCGCCTGAACGTCGCCGTGACCCGGGCGAAGCGCCGGATGACGGTGGTGGCCTCGTTCACGGCGGCCGACCTCAGGCCGTCCGACCGGGTGACAGGTACCGAGCTGCTGCGCAGGTACCTGGACTTCGCCGAGCAGCACGGTTCGATCGACGTGGTCGGCCACTCTGTCCAAACCGAGCTGAACGGCTTCGAGCGCGCGATCGAAGCTGCGCTGCGAGGGCGTGGTGTGCCAGTCCATCCGCAGTGGGGCTTCTCCGGCTACCGGATCGACTTCGCGCTGGCGCATCGTGACGACCCTGGCCGGATGGTGCTCGCCGTCGAGGCGGACGGGCACAGCTACCACAGTTCGCAGAGCGCACGTGATCGTGACCGCCTTCGACAGGCGCACCTGGAGAAGCTGGGGTGGCGGTTCCACCGGCTGTGGTCCTCGGCGTGGTTCGCCGACCCCATGGGCGAGACCGATCGGATCGTCTCGGCGTGGGAGAAGGCGATGGCCGATGCCGACGCCGAGCCGACGCTCCCAGTTCCAGCCGCACCGGCTCCCGCCCTCGCCCCCGCTGCGACGGCCGCGGTGGAGCGAGGGCCGAGGCCCCGCGTTCCGTACGGGCTGGGGATCCAGGAGTACACGGAGCGGCAGCTCATCGAGACCTGCCGGTGGCTGATGACCGACGGTCTACTGCTCGACCAGGACGAGCGCCTGCACCAAGCCATGGCCGAGCTCGGCTTCCAGCGCAAGGGGCCGGTGATCGTCAGGCAGCTCACCCGGGCGATCGAAATCGCTCAGGACCTCGCGGACAAGGAGGAGGACTGATGTTCCAGCTGGATTCCCGGACGGCCGAGCGGCTGGCCGAGGTGATAGTCGACATGGGCGGTCCATATGAGCGCAAGGGCTACCAGCTCACGCAGCTGTTGACGAGCGCCGGATGGACTGATCCGCCCGAGTACGACGGTTCCCCGCGAATCCCGTGGCTGTGCGAGCAGTTGGAGGAGCGGCGGGAGAACCGCGTGGAGATCGAGCGGCTCCTGTGCCGGGTGTGTGATCCGATCGAGTACGACGAAGGACCTGTTGTAGCCGAGGAATTCCGCCTCGTGGTGAACGAAAAGATCGCGCCGGAAGGCCTGGTCGTCACCTACGTGTCCGGTCGGCCGGTGATCGGCCGCCTCGGGCCGGACGGGAAGCAGCCGACGTTCTCCGAGCCCGCGGACTTCCGCCGGCGGCTGGAAGGGCTGCTGTCGGACTCGTCGACCGTCGACCTGCTGATGGGCAGGGTCGAGGAGACCCGCATCTGCGAGACCGGCGGCGCCTACACGATGGCGGTCATCGGGATCGGCAGTATCGTCGAAGGCCTTCTGCTCGAGCTGCTCCTGGAACGGGACGATGAGCTGAGGACGAAGGGATTCCCGGACAACCGGGACCCGGCCGGGCAGCGCCGGAAGAACGCCAGCCGGGTCACCTTGGAGCAGTTGATCGACACAGCCCATGGGAAGGACTGGATTCAGCTGGACGCCGCAACCTTCGTCCACAACGTCCGCGATTTTCGCAACTTCGTGCATCCGCGTAAAGAGCTGGCGGAGCGACCACGATTCGACCGCGACAGTGTGATGTTGTGCTGGGCGCCGGTCCATGCGCTGCTGAACGATCTTGAAGAGAACGTGCCCGCGAGATCCTGAGAATCAGCGAGGTGGTGCGACCGGATTTCCGATCGCACCACCTAGCATCGTCACTTTTCGCAAGCCACGCCGTCGCCGTCGCGGTCCAGTTTTCGGCTGTAGCCGGGTTGTCCGGCGTAGAGCGGATCGGCATGTGCTGCTCGGACCGCGGTGCAGTTCTTGTAGTAGACGGACGAGGAATTGTCGGGCGCCGGGGCCTGCTCTTCGGTGGGGGCTGGGGCGGGCGCCGCCTTCTCGGGTGCGGGGGCGGGTGCGGGTGCTGGGGCAGCCGGGGGCGCGGGCGGGGCGGGCGTCGGCGCGTCGATCGTGCCGTTGCAGGGCGCGGCCCAGAGGCCGACGGCGGTCTGGCTGGCGGTGTTTTGCAGCGCTTGCAGTGACGTCGAGACGGCGTCGGCGGCGTACTTGGCGAAGCCGCCGGAGATCGCCGCGGTCGCGTAGTCGGAGCCGTCGAGCAGGGCCAACGCCACGCCGGAAGCGGTGTCGGTGGTCAGCTTGACCGGAGCGCCGACGAGTTTTGCGGTCGCCCAGGTCAGCGTCTCCGCTGCGTAACAGTTGTTCCCGGTCGCGACGGTGACACCGAGGACGTGCACCGTGCGGTGGGTCCCGTCGCTGGCCGCGAGTTCGACGGTGGCGCCGTCGGTCACCTTGTCGACGGTGAACGTGACCGGTGGCGGCGGGGCGGCCGGCGAGGACGAGGTCGTGGCCGGCGCTTGCGGGGCCGCGAGCGGCTGCGTCGGCGTTTGGGGGGCCTTGCCGAAGATCGCGCCGAGGACGAACAGGACCACGAAAACGCCGAGAGTGGCCATCAGCCACTTCGGAAAACGCCGCCAGGGGCGGGCCGCGGGAGCAGGGGTCGGGTGCATTCGGGAATTCCTCGTTCCTCAATTTCGATCTTGTGAGGATATTTTCGCGGGAAAACCCCGCCGCGTTACGGCGATGACGTGCAGCTGACGTGAAACTGTCCACTGTCACTCGAACGGTCCTGGTTTATCGTCACAGGAGCGTCACGGATTTCGAAACCGGTGGAAATGATGTCACATTCGCCGGGCCGCAGACGATCTTCATCCGAACCCCCTCCGGCAGAAAGTGCGCAGGTCATGGCCGAGTTGATCGAATTATTGCCGCTCACGCGAGACGGACGGGTGTCTGCGCGCGAAGCCGACTTCACCGCGATCGACGTGAAGACCACGGGCCTGCACACGGGCCGCGTCGTCGAACTCGGGGTGGTGCGCGTCCGCGCCGACGGGACGGTGCGCGGCGAGCTGTCGACGCTCGTCTCGCCGGGGTGCGCGCTGCCGCCCGGGCCGCACCGGATCAATGGGGACGAGCTGGCCATGGCGCCGTCGTTCGGTGACGTGCTCGGACCGTTGCTCGACCTGTGCCGCGGCGCCGTGATCGTGGCGCACGACCTCCCGTCGACGTTGGGGTTCCTCGCCGCGGAAGGCGCGCGGCTGGGTGTCCGGCTGCCGGTGCTGCCTGGGGTTTCGACGATGCGCGCGGCGCAGGAGGTGGTGCGCCTGCCGAACTACCGGCTGGGCACGATCGCGCGGGCGCTCGGCATCGGCGACTACCCGCCGTACCTCGCGTTGGCGTCGGCTCGGGTCTGCGCGCGGGTGGTGACCGCGCTCGTCGGCGCGCACGGTCTGGGCTTCACGGCGCCGCCGAAGTTCCCGGAGCTGCCGCGGTTCGCGGCCGGCGGCCGGATTCTCGGCCGCCCGGACGTCGATGTCGTCGAGAACGGCTGGATGTCCGGGGTGGTCGACCGGGTCGTCGCCGAGCCTTCGGACTCGACGGTGGCGCAGGCGTATCTGGACTTGCTCGCGGAGTCCGTCGGCGACCAGCACCTGTCGGGCGAGGAGGTGTGGGCGCTGGCCGGACTCGCGGCCGACGCCGGGATGAGCGAGCCGGACGTCCGGCGCATCCACCACGGTTTTGTGTCCGCCCTCCGCGCGGTCGCGGAGGCGGACGGCGTGGTGACGACGGCGGAGGACCGCGAGCTGCACCAGGTCGCGGCGGCACTCGGCGTCCCGGAGGTCGTCGACGGCCTCCGCCCCACGGCTTCCGGGAGGGTGACGCGCGTGCTGGTCCTCGGCACGACGGCGGCGGCGGACCGGCTGCGCGCTCGCGTGCTCGCCGAGGGGGTGCAGCTGGCGAAGAAGCTGACGGCCTCGGTTACGCACCTCGCGCACGACGACAGCGTGTCGCCGGCTGAGCCGCGGTTGGCGCGGGCTGTCGGGCTGGGGGCTGAGGTGGTGGCGGTCGGGGCGGCGACGGTCGCGCTGGGGTTTGAGCCGGGGGCTGGGACTTGGGCGGCGCGGGATTTGCGGGGCGAGCCTGAGTTGGGAGCGGCGGGAGTCCTGGGGGCTGAGCCGGTGGTGGCGCGGGCTTCGGAGGGCGGACCGGTGTGGCCGGTGGCGGATCCGACGGAGGCGGCGCGACGGGCGGATTCGATGGAGGTGACACGGTCGGAGGAGGAGATGCTGCCGTGGGAGGAGGCACGGCCGTGGGAAGAGATGCGGCCGCGGGAGGTGACACGGCCGGAGGAGGAGATGCGGCCGCGGGAGGAAATGCGGCCGCAGGAGGAGGCACGGCCGCGGGAGGAAACGCGACCTCAGGAGGAGACGCGCCAGTTCGCCCCAGTGGCTGTTCCCGCGCCCCGCGGCGAGCCCGTTCCTGGCGAGGTCGCCGGCGCCGCGGTCCCACGTCCGGCACCGCGCAGCACCGCACCGCGTTCCAACGGACCGGTGGCCGCTGATCCTCCGCCCGCCGGTCTCGCGGCCGTGCCGGCGAAGGGCCCAGCGCAGGTGGCGTCGACGGTGGCCGGCCGGGTCATGATGGGAATCGGGCTGCTGCTGATGTTCATCACCGTCGCCGCGATGTTCGGTGGGGCGGCGGTGGGTGCGGGGATCTTCCTTGCCGTCATCGGGATCGGCCTGCTGGTCGGGGGCTGGCTGGTGGGGGAGAAGGGGCAGCGGCCGTCCGTGGGCGCCTGAACGCCGGTCACTTCTCCAGCGGCGGGAAACGGGTCTCGTTGCGGTCGATCTTCGCGTTGGCCGCGGCGAGGAGGTCGATGCCCAGCGAGTCGGCGAGGCTGACCAGGTAGAGGGTGACGTCGGCGATTTCGTCCTGGACGTTGAACTCCATGGCCGGGTCGGTGCGCCAGGCGGCGGCCTCTTCCGGCGTCAGCCACTGGAACAGGGAGATCAGCTCACCCACTTCGCCGGACAGCGCCATGACGAGATTCTTCGGGGTGTGGAACGATTCCCAGTCGCGGGCGGCGGCGAAGTCGCGCAGGCGCTGGATGAGGTCTTCGAGGTTCACCGGGACTGACTATCACGCCGGTCACGCACCGCTGCCGGCCGCATATCCGCAGGCCCGGCGCTGGTCACCCGCGGTGCGCGGCTACTCCGGAAAGAGCACGCAGTTGGCCCACACGCACGACAGAGGCCATACGGCAGACTGGTCCGCGTGACTGCTCCCCCGGATCTGCGCCCCTACCTGCGTACCTTGGACGCGGAGACGCTGGCGGAGCTGCTCTACGACCAGGCTCAGCGTGACCCTGAGTTACGGCATTCACTCGAACTGCGAGCCGCCACCCAATCCGGTGACGTCACGGAGGCGCACCGCCTGCTCGACACCGCGGTGTCCGACGGCAACATGGAGTACACCGCGAAGGTCGGCGCAGTGCTGGACACGCTGCAACGGCTGCTCGACGCCGGCAGCCGCGCGGACCTGGCCCCGCTGGCGCGCCGCACGGTCGACGACATCGGCGAGATGCTGGAGCAGTCCGGGGACCCGTCGGGCGATCTCGGCGACCGGCTGGAGCGCGCCGTCGAGTTGTACGCCCGCGCGTGCGTCGCGCGGCCGCCGGATCCCGACCAGCTGGCCGACTGGATCCTCGAGGCGGAGTTCGACGGCCTCGGCCGCCCGGCGATCGAGCTGGCCGAATTCGCGAAAGCGTTGGGAGACCGTGGACTCGACCGGATCAAGTCCACTGTGGACGATGTCGTCGCGGTCGGCGCCACCGGATACCGACGCGACGTCGCGGAGCGGCTGCTGGAGGAGCTGGCCGAGGTTCGCGGGGACGTCGACGGGCTCGTCGCCATCTTGTCCGCGAAGCCGCCGCGGGTGGACGTCAGCCTGAAGATCGTGCGTGTGCTTCGCGCGGCCGGACGGCATAGCGAGGCCATCGCTCACGCCGCGCGAGCGCTCACGCCGCACAAGGCGCCCGCGCCGCCGGAGCCCGAGGACGAGACGGTTGCCTTGCGCCGCAAGGAGTTCAACGCCGAGCCGGGGCAGGTCACGTACATCGCGTTGCGGGACGCGTCGGTCGAGGCCGGTGTCTGGTCCGTACAGCGTGTCGGCGCGTTGAAGCAGCTTCGCGAGCGCGCGGGCGAGAACGATGAAGGCGCCGAAGAGCTGGCGCGCGCTCTGCTCGCCGAAGGACGGCCGGACGAGGCGTGGCGCGCGTGCGTCCGCTTCGGCGGCTCGCTGGACCTGCGCGTCGAGCTGGCCGCGCTGCGCGAAGCCGAGCACCCGGCCGAGACGATCCCTGTCTACCGGACCCAGGTCGAGCGGCTGATCGAGCAGAAGGACCCACAGTCCTACCGCGAAGCGGCGAAGCACCTGAAGAAGCTGCGGACGCTCCACAAGCGTGCCGGGACGGCGGAGGAGTTCACCGGGTACCTGGCCGATCTGGTGGCCGTGCACCGGCGTAAGACGCGGCTGATCGCCGAGGTGCGCGCGGCCCGGATCGCGCTGCCCAAGCCCCGTAGCCAGCCCGCCGCGGACTCGCTGACCAGCTGAAACCCCGGGCTCGCGCCGATCGCCCGTGCGGAACCACATGCGGGCCCGCCGCGACCAAGCTCCCGCGAGTCCGCGCCGGTGCCCTCGATGCAACGATGTTCGGCATGAGCCCGGTGAGTCGCGCCCGCAAGAAGAACCCGCAGCCCGCAGCGCACAGCGTGAACGGCCTGTTCAAGGACGTCCTCCGGGACTTCTCCGGACTGGCGGCCGAGCCCGGCCCGTTCGACGTCGAGCTGCTCGCGTCCGAGGTGCTCGGGCAGTGGTGGGACCTGGCGATCGAGGGTGACGCCGAGGGCGGCGAGCAGCTGGGGCTGGAGCTGATCGCGTTCGCGCAGCGCAAGATCACGCCCGGGGCGGCGGCGCTGCTGGCCGCGTTGAAGGTCGTCGCGGAGACCGATGAGGAGCGCACGGCGGCGGCCGACGCGCTCGGCGTGGTGCTGGGCCGCGGCATTCCGGAGCCGGAGT
This genomic interval carries:
- a CDS encoding thermonuclease family protein; amino-acid sequence: MATLGVFVVLFVLGAIFGKAPQTPTQPLAAPQAPATTSSSPAAPPPPVTFTVDKVTDGATVELAASDGTHRTVHVLGVTVATGNNCYAAETLTWATAKLVGAPVKLTTDTASGVALALLDGSDYATAAISGGFAKYAADAVSTSLQALQNTASQTAVGLWAAPCNGTIDAPTPAPPAPPAAPAPAPAPAPEKAAPAPAPTEEQAPAPDNSSSVYYKNCTAVRAAHADPLYAGQPGYSRKLDRDGDGVACEK
- a CDS encoding nucleotide pyrophosphohydrolase is translated as MNLEDLIQRLRDFAAARDWESFHTPKNLVMALSGEVGELISLFQWLTPEEAAAWRTDPAMEFNVQDEIADVTLYLVSLADSLGIDLLAAANAKIDRNETRFPPLEK